In a genomic window of Prochlorococcus marinus subsp. marinus str. CCMP1375:
- a CDS encoding aminopeptidase P N-terminal domain-containing protein encodes MKNQQIFKERRERFLVELGETAAIIPAANMVSHHADCEYPFRQNSDFWYLTGFDEPEAVALFLPHRPKGEQYVLFVLPKEPSAEIWNGFRWGTEGVLKHFNADLAFPLDELSKRLVDYLYGAEDIAFRIGKHSKIEPLVLKAWSDLLERSPRDGFSPQRLTPPCPLLHQLRLKKEPWEIQRMKEAARISSNAHELARQITRPGISEREVQAVIEQSFLEQGARGPAYGSIVAGGENACILHYTANNAFLKDRELLLIDAGCSLDDYYNADITRTFPINGRFNHEQKALYEIVLAAQTAAIQLALPGRNTEEVHLKAVSVLVEGLIDLGLLKGSIDSLIERGLYRHFYMHRTGHWLGLDVHDVGAYRLGEYPVPLEPGMVLTVEPGLYISDLLSVPEGQPSIEEHWKNIGIRIEDDVLVTKDEPEVITLNALKSVNEMER; translated from the coding sequence GTGAAAAATCAACAGATTTTTAAAGAGCGTCGTGAACGCTTCTTAGTTGAATTGGGCGAAACAGCAGCAATTATTCCTGCTGCAAATATGGTGTCTCATCATGCAGATTGTGAATATCCTTTTAGGCAAAATAGTGATTTTTGGTATTTGACAGGATTTGATGAACCTGAAGCGGTGGCATTATTTCTGCCTCATCGGCCTAAAGGAGAACAATATGTTTTATTCGTTTTACCTAAAGAACCCTCAGCTGAGATATGGAATGGTTTTCGTTGGGGGACTGAAGGAGTCCTTAAGCATTTTAATGCTGACCTTGCTTTCCCTTTAGATGAGCTTTCTAAGAGGTTGGTAGATTATTTGTATGGAGCAGAGGATATTGCTTTTCGTATTGGTAAACATTCGAAAATAGAACCTTTGGTTCTAAAAGCATGGTCTGACCTTTTAGAAAGATCACCCAGAGATGGTTTTTCTCCTCAAAGGTTGACCCCCCCATGTCCTTTATTGCATCAATTGAGGCTAAAGAAGGAACCTTGGGAAATTCAACGAATGAAGGAAGCTGCTCGCATTTCATCTAATGCTCATGAATTAGCTCGTCAAATTACAAGACCAGGAATAAGTGAGCGTGAAGTTCAAGCGGTTATAGAACAGTCTTTTTTGGAGCAAGGCGCTAGAGGACCAGCCTATGGCTCAATAGTTGCCGGTGGGGAAAATGCATGTATTCTTCATTACACTGCAAATAATGCGTTTCTGAAAGATCGAGAATTATTGCTCATTGATGCTGGATGTTCACTAGATGATTATTACAATGCTGATATAACAAGAACTTTTCCTATTAATGGCAGATTTAACCATGAGCAAAAGGCTCTTTACGAAATTGTTTTAGCAGCTCAAACTGCAGCAATTCAATTAGCCTTGCCAGGCAGAAATACTGAGGAAGTACATTTAAAAGCAGTGAGCGTATTGGTTGAAGGTTTGATTGACCTTGGTTTACTTAAAGGTTCTATAGATTCTTTAATTGAGCGAGGGTTATATAGGCATTTTTATATGCATAGAACAGGCCATTGGCTTGGCTTAGATGTACATGATGTAGGTGCATATCGCCTTGGCGAGTATCCAGTACCACTTGAACCTGGGATGGTTCTAACTGTAGAGCCTGGTCTTTATATTAGTGATCTTTTGTCGGTCCCAGAGGGACAGCCATCTATAGAAGAACATTGGAAAAATATAGGTATCAGAATAGAAGATGATGTTTTAGTGACAAAAGATGAACCTGAGGTGATTACTCTTAATGCATTGAAATCAGTTAATGAGATGGAACGATGA